A stretch of the Vanacampus margaritifer isolate UIUO_Vmar chromosome 6, RoL_Vmar_1.0, whole genome shotgun sequence genome encodes the following:
- the cstpp1 gene encoding centriolar satellite-associated tubulin polyglutamylase complex regulator 1 produces the protein MTSGMNRFNPTVTVDEYLAESNVLLYLSDALTQLLEHKEEYTHFGVIRYFAEYFSSVKNGNHILFREFNYIRATPHNRASFIRVFWRCYRQIGKSGDLLSILEYSSLLQLLCPDFPMEIVKSAARIVVLNDGLECLMSFSDFLYAFQLQFYYQEFLDCVLLIYQDLLAGKSPNTVIVPTSTSVEQLPCLATEENSKEQDFEVEASTLAECINDLCDRIKNSHPPRSCLQEALEETGKVSYHSLLMGLAKQESINQMIGALPSKTEVLIDPEMDQELDKLIAQISVSPGSNSSGSAVGMLKEVQRKASPRRNIHHRRKMEVESDGSTEETDSSEN, from the exons ATGACGTCTGGAATGAATCGCTTTAACCCAACTGTGACGGTTGACGAATATCTCG CTGAGAGTAATGTGTTGTTGTACCTGAGTGATGCTCTGACCCAGCTGCTGGAACATAAAGAGGAATACACCCATTTTGGTGTCATCCGCTACTTCGCTGAATA TTTTAGCAGTGTAAAGAATGGTAACCACATCCTATTCAGAGAGTTTAACTACATCAGGGCCACTCCTCATAACAGAGCCTCATTCATCAGAGTTTTCTGGAGATGCTACCGGCAGATTGGCAAGAGTGGAG ATCTGCTGTCCATCTTGGAGTATAGCTCCCTGCTCCAACTGCTTTGTCCAGACTTCCCAATGGAGATAGTAAAGAGTGCAGCCAG AATTGTTGTGCTGAATGATGGTTTAGAATGCTTGATGTCTTTCTCGGACTTTCTTTACGCCTTCCAGTTGCAATTCTACTACCAAG AATTCCTGGATTGTGTGTTGCTGATCTACCAAGATCTGTTAGCTGGGAAGAGTCCAAACACCGTCATTGTCCCCACATCAACTTCCGTCGAACAGCTTCCTTGCTTGGCCACAGAGGAAAATAGCAAGGAACAGGATTTCGAAGTGGAGGCTTCCACTTTAGCTGAGTGTATAAACGACCTCTGTGACCGCATCAAAAACAG CCACCCTCCCAGGTCCTGTTTACAAGAAGCACTAGAAGAGACTGGCAAGGTGTCATACCACAGCTTACTGATGGGTCTGGCTAAACAGGAAAGCATAAACCAAATGATCG GAGCCTTACCGAGTAAGACGGAGGTACTGATTGACCCAGAGATGGACCAGGAACTGGACAAACT CATCGCCCAGATCTCAGTCAGCCCCGGCAGCAACAGCAGCGGCAGTGCGGTGGGGATGCTGAAGGAGGTGCAAAGGAAGGCCTCCCCCAGAAGGAACATCCACCACAGGAGGAAGATGGAGGTGGAGAGCGATGGCTCTACAGAGGAGACGGACTCATCTGAAAACTGA